Proteins encoded together in one Carya illinoinensis cultivar Pawnee chromosome 3, C.illinoinensisPawnee_v1, whole genome shotgun sequence window:
- the LOC122302354 gene encoding protein LAZY 1-like encodes MKLLDWMHHKFRNSSIEPIKDFIIGNPCICLSAQPSLDDQDTHMKPSFGSTYGPRSFNQAKHECEKYFSDTEAKREEDKVQEETSAVICELFHGFLTIGTLNLEPIINEPATPTFAMPLESITESKTELTDNDLKLINYELEKFLEAETKEECGDVSSGRNSHASTITLSGKLMDEAETECYEKILVCPLQGYLFGSSIELPETRKEVKKEKTSLEELP; translated from the exons ATGAAG TTACTGGACTGGATGCACCATAAATTTCGGAATAGTAGCATCGAGCCTATCAAGGATTTCATAATTG GAAACCCTTGCATCTGCCTTTCAGCGCAGCCATCACTTGATGACCAAGATACCCATATGAAGCCAAGCTTTGGCTCCACATATGGACCCAGATCCTTCAACCAAGCCAAACATGAATGTGAGAAATATTTTTCTGATACTGAAGCCAAAAGAGAGGAAGATAAGGTACAAGAAGAAACATCTGCTGTGATCTGCGAGCTCTTCCATGGCTTCCTCACGATTGGAACTCTCAACCTGGAACCAATTATTAATGAGCCTGCAACACCTACGTTTGCCATGCCTCTGGAGAGCATAACTGAGAGCAAAACAGAACTGACAGACAATGACTTGAAGCTCATCAACTATGAGCTGGAGAAGTTCCTTGAGGCTGAAACTAAAGAAGAGTGTGGGGACGTCTCATCTGGGAGGAACAGTCATGCTAGCACTATTACACTCAGTGGCAAGCTAATGGACGAGGCTGAAACCGAATGTTATGAGAAGATTTTGGTATGTCCACTCCAAGGATATCTATTTGGCTCGTCAATTGAACT